In Eriocheir sinensis breed Jianghai 21 chromosome 17, ASM2467909v1, whole genome shotgun sequence, one genomic interval encodes:
- the LOC126999678 gene encoding chitin synthase chs-2-like isoform X4: MPPPQPPPAHLQMPLGETSDPEFSDDENAPLNQDIYGGSRRSMQETKAWDVFRTLPPSNTSLSEDSQKFLEFTIKCLKVFTYLLTFGVVLASGVITKGIVLLMTSQLRKSKTLNYCSKGNLLLSSEKDYRATLPDEENVIWAWMLFFCFIVPELGSWFRSTRMCVFKSWKKPLLGDVFWVFVFETLHTIGTGILIYLVLPDLDVIKGAMLTNCVAFMPGLFGLLSRTRKESHVALKVMMDLLALACQLTGFVVWPIVEYGKNPDSWRIWLIPPAIFLTSFGWWENYVDKNSKFSTIKYFGRIKDRLWKTRYFCYMFVSLWKVLVFFTVMVLSMGTRLDNFTAVFDLSTAFDTHAINVTEVRERLPGLLVPDSSTVAPLELTHIIKSQKGTPIYVFLIQVFTAWLCYIFGKFACKICIQGFSFAFPINLTIPVSLSLLITACGLRFDHACSFEVIPSYLFWECKNGDILNDFLNNDYAWVWLFWLLSQTWITLHIWTPKCERLASTEKLFVTPMYNSLLIDQSLALNRRRDDEGDVKTEDLNLNPDDPENEVSQYYETISIHTDSSNNNTTKIKSSDQITRIYATATMWHETEEEMIEMLKSILRMDEDQSARRVAQKYLKIVDLDYYEFETHIFFDDAFEISDENEDENVVNQFVKMLVNMMDDAATHVHQTNIRIRPPKKFPAPYGGRLVWTLPGKTKIVAHLKDKSKIRHKKRWSQVMYMYYLLGFKLMDQPISVDRKEVIAENTFLLTLDGDIDFTPNAVALLIDLMKKNTNLGAACGRIHPVGSGLMVWYQMFEYAIGHWLQKSTEHMIGCVLCSPGCFSLFRGKALMDDNVMRRYTTKSSQARHYVQYDQGEDRWLCTLLLQRGYRVEYSAASDAYTHAPEGFSEFYNQRRRWVPSTMANIMDLLQDYKKTIKVNDNISLPYISYQTMLMAGTILGPGTIFLMLVGAFVAAFRIGNWPSFEYNIIPILLFMIACFTLKSSIQITIAYILTAVYALVMIIVLVAMFLNFAVDGWNSPSAIFFLSSAASFVITGLLHPKEIICLPCGLIYYLLVPSMYLLLQLYSCFNVNNVSWGTREVSAKQKKKTREELEAERKAMEEAKKAKKREGFLGFLHREQQNDDEGSIEFSLAGLFKIMCCVHPKPSDERQQLASIANSLDILKKRFETIEAHMGIVPSSSRRHSTMHQPRVSLRGDNVSTINEGTMDDYSDSDSEKSGPKEERDDLVNPYWIEDKALKRGEVDYMPGAEVQFFKDLIEKYLHPLIKNPQEQRKMEEELKELRNIAVFSFTMMNAIFVLIVFLLQLNKDVIHIDWPLGVKTNITFVEATSEVLISQEHLQLEPIGLVFVFFFALILIIQFVAMLFHRFGTISHILASTELTCCNKKAEDTTEDAFIQRNAVDIVRQLQRLKGIDGDYDSDSVQGGQLGRRKTIHNLERHRQKKQAIGTLDVAFKKRFFSISAEAAENGLETETPVLGNMRRLSMRRETMKALAERRETVVKERRMSRMQTMGAKKVTRMVYSRLPVLYGVYLDGREFEPKVWYTELALIIDNSASPASMSQ, translated from the exons CCTCCGAGAAGGACTACCGAGCGACTCTGCCAGACGAGGAGAACGTGATATGGGCGTGGATGCTGTTCTTCTGCTTCATCGTGCCAGAACTCGGATCATGGTTCAGGTCTACCCGCATGTGTGTGTTCAAG TCATGGAAGAAGCCGCTGCTGGGTGACGTGTTCTGGGTCTTTGTGTTCGAGACGCTGCACACCATCGGCACGGGCATCCTCATCTACCTGGTGCTGCCCGACCTCGACGTCATCAAGGGCGCTATGCTGACCAACTGTGTCGCCTTCATGCCTGGCCTGTTCG GGCTGTTGTCACGCACGAGGAAGGAGTCCCATGTGGCCCTCAAGGTGATGATGGACCTCCTGGCGCTGGCGTGTCAGCTCACTGGGTTTGTGGTTTGGCCTATCGTTGAATACGGCAAGAATCCTGACAGCTGGCGCATCTGGCTCATCCCTCCGGCGATATTCCTCACCTCCTTCGGCTGGTGGGAGAACTACGTGGACAAGAACTCCAAATTCT ccACCATCAAGTACTTTGGGCGCATCAAGGACAGGCTTTGGAAGACCCGCTACTTCTGCTACATGTTTGTCTCGCTGTGGAAGGTGCTGGTGTTCTTCACGGTGATGGTGCTGTCCATGGGCACGCGGCTGGACAACTTCACGGCTGTCTTTGACCTCAGCACAGCATTTGA CACGCATGCCATCAACGTCACTGAGGTTCGCGAGCGTCTGCCTGGTCTCCTGGTGCCGGACTCCTCCACTGTGGCACCGCTGGAACTCACCCACATCATCAAGTCCCAAAAGGGCACCCCCATCTACGTGTTCCTCATCCAGGTCTTCACCGCCTGGCTCTGCTACATCTTTG gCAAGTTTGCATGTAAGATCTGCATCCAAGGCTTCAGTTTCGCCTTCCCCATCAACCTGACCATCCCAGTGTCCCTATCACTGCTCATCACCGCCTGTGGACTGCGGTTTGACCACGCCTGCTCCTTCGAGGTCATCCCCTCCTACCTCTTCTGGGAGTGCAAGAACGGAGACATCCTCAATGACTTCCTGAACAATGAT TATGCATGGGTGTGGCTGTTCTGGTTGTTGTCCCAAACGTGGATAACGCTGCACATCTGGACTCCAAAGTGTGAGCGCCTGGCCTCCACGGAGAAGCTGTTTGTCACGCCCATGTACAACTCTCTCCTCATCGACCAGTCGCTGGCACTCAACAGGCGGAGGGACGACGAGGGTGACGTGAAGACGGAGGACCTCAATCTCAACCCTGACGACCCCGAGAATGAG GTGTCACAGTACTACGAGACCATCTCTATCCACACCGACtcctccaacaacaacaccaccaagatCAAGTCCTCCGACCAGATCACTCGCATCTACGCCACGGCTACCATGTGGcacgagacagaggaggagatgatTGAGATGTTGAAGTCTATCCTGCGCATGGATGAGGACCAGTCTGCTCGCCGCGTGGCCCAGAAGTACCTCAAGATTGTGGACCTCGATTACTACGAGTTTGAGA CTCACATCTTCTTCGACGACGCCTTTGAAATCTCTGACGAGAACGAGGATGAGAACGTGGTGAACCAGtttgtgaagatgctggtgaacatGATGGATGACGCCGCCACCCACGTCCACCAGACCAACATCCGCATCCGGCCCCCAAAGAAGTTCCCGGCGCCGTACGGAGGTCGCCTGGTGTGGACGCTGCCAGGCAAGACTAAGATCGTGGCCCATCTCAAGGACAAGAGCAAGATCAGGCACAAGAAACGCTGGTCCCAG GTGATGTACATGTACTACCTACTGGGCTTCAAACTCATGGACCAGCCCATCTCCGTGGACAGGAAGGAGGTGATTGCAGAGAACACCTTCCTGTTGACCCTGGACGGAGACATTGACTTCACCCCCAATGCCGTGGCCCTGCTTATCGATCTCATGAAGAAGAACACCAATCTCGGCGCTGCGTGTGGACGTATTCACCCCGTGGGCTCAG GCCTGATGGTGTGGTACCAGATGTTTGAGTACGCCATTGGTCATTGGCTGCAGAAATCCACTGAGCACATGATTGGCTGTGTGTTGTGTAGCCCGGGCTGCTTCTCTCTCTTCCGTGGCAAGGCTCTCATGGACGACAACGTGATGAGGAGGTACACCACAAAGTCCAGCCAGGCGCGACACTACGTACAGTACGATCAAG GCGAGGACAGATGGCTGTGCACGCTGCTGCTCCAGAGAGGTTACCGTGTGGAGTACAGTGCTGCCTCAGATGCTTACACCCACGCCCCCGAGGGATTCTCCGAGTTCTACAACCAGCGCCGCCGATGGGTGCCCTCCACCATGGCCAACATCATGGATCTGCTTCAGGACTACAAGAAGACCATCAAAGTGAACGACAACATCTCCCTGCCCTACATCAGTTACCAG ACTATGTTGATGGCTGGCACTATCCTTGGCCCTGGCACCATCTTCCTCATGTTGGTGGGTGCCTTCGTGGCTGCCTTCAGGATCGGTAACTGGCCGTCCTTCGAGTACAACATCATCCCAATCCTGCTGTTCATGATTGCCTGCTTCACCCTCAAGTCCAGCATACAG ATCACCATTGCGTACATCCTGACAGCCGTTTATGCCCTGGTGATGATAATCGTGCTGGTGGCCATGTTCCTCAACTTTGCGGTGGACGGCTGGAACAGTCCAAGCGCCATATTCTTCTTAAGTTCAGCGGCGTCCTTTGTAATAACGGGGTTGCTACATCCGAAGGAGATCATATGCCTGCCTTGTGGACTCATTTACTACCTGCTGGTGCCCTCCATGTACCTCCTCCTGCAACTGTATTCCTGCTTCAACGTCAACAATGTGTCCTGGGGCACGAGGGAAGTGTCGgccaagcaaaagaagaagacaagagag GAACTCGAGGCAGAGCGTAAAGCCATGGAGGAAGctaagaaggcgaagaagagggAGGGCTTCCTGGGCTTCCTTCACCGTGAGCAACAGAATGATGACGAAGGTTCCATTGAGTTCTCCCTGGCCGGCCTCTTCAAGATCATGTGCTGCGTCCACCCCAAGCCCAGCGATGAGCGTCAGCAGCTGGCCAGCATCGCAAACTCCCTCGACATCCTCAAGAAGCGATTTGAGACCATTGAAGC ACACATGGGCATTGTTCCGTCATCTTCGCGGCGTCACTCCACCATGCACCAGCCGCGCGTCTCCCTCCGCGGCGACAACGTGTCCACCATCAACGAAGGAACCATGGACGACTACAGCGACAGCGACAGTGAGAAGTCAG GTCCCAAGGAGGAGCGTGACGACCTAGTTAACCCTTACTGGATCGAGGACAAGGCTCTCAAGCGTGGGGAGGTGGACTACATGCCGGGAGCTGAAGTGCAGTTCTTCAAGGACCTCATCGAGAAGTACCTCCACCCACTTATCAAGAACCCTCAGGAGCAG agaaaaatggaagaagagttaAAGGAACTTCGGAATATAGCAGTCTTCTCCTTCACTATGATGAATGCTATCTTTGTCCTTATTGTCTTCCTGCTCCAACTCAACAAAGACGTTATCCACATCGATTGGCCTCTGGGGGTGAAAACCAACATCACCTTCGTCGAGGCGACCAGCGAG GTCCTCATCAGCCAGGAGCACCTGCAGCTGGAGCCCATCGGTCTGGTGTTTGTGTTCTTCTTTGCCCTCATCCTGATCATCCAGTTCGTGGCCATGTTGTTCCATCGCTTCGGCACCATCTCCCACATCCTGGCCTCCACGGAGCTCACCTGCTGCAACAAGAAG GCCGAGGACACCACCGAGGACGCCTTCATCCAGAGAAATGCCGTGGACATTGTGCGGCAGCTGCAGAGACTCAAGGGCATTGATGGCGACTACGACAGCGACAGCGTGCAGGGCGGCCAGCTGGGGCGGCGCAAGACCATTCACAACCTGGAGCGACACAGGCAAAAGAAACAGGCCATTGGCACCCTGGACGTGGCCTTCAAGAAGAGGTTCTTCAGCATCTCTGCCGAGGCTGCTGAGAATGGCTTGGAAACAG AGACCCCCGTGCTCGGCAACATGCGTCGTCTGAGCATGCGAAGAGAGACTATGAAGGCCCTGGCTGAGAGGCGCGAGACTGTGGTGAAGGAGAGGCGGATGTCCAGGATGCAGACCATGGGCGCTAAGAAGGTAACCCGCATGGTCTACTCTAGGTTACCTGTACTATATGGAGTTTACTTGGATGGGAGGGAATTTGAGCCCAAGGTTTGGTACACTGAGCTTGCTCTCATAA TAGATAATAGTGCTTCACCTGCTAGTATGAGCCAATAA
- the LOC126999678 gene encoding chitin synthase chs-2-like isoform X1, translating into MPPPQPPPAHLQMPLGETSDPEFSDDENAPLNQDIYGGSRRSMQETKAWDVFRTLPPSNTSLSEDSQKFLEFTIKCLKVFTYLLTFGVVLASGVITKGIVLLMTSQLRKSKTLNYCSKGNLLLSSEKDYRATLPDEENVIWAWMLFFCFIVPELGSWFRSTRMCVFKSWKKPLLGDVFWVFVFETLHTIGTGILIYLVLPDLDVIKGAMLTNCVAFMPGLFGLLSRTRKESHVALKVMMDLLALACQLTGFVVWPIVEYGKNPDSWRIWLIPPAIFLTSFGWWENYVDKNSKFSTIKYFGRIKDRLWKTRYFCYMFVSLWKVLVFFTVMVLSMGTRLDNFTAVFDLSTAFDTHAINVTEVRERLPGLLVPDSSTVAPLELTHIIKSQKGTPIYVFLIQVFTAWLCYIFGKFACKICIQGFSFAFPINLTIPVSLSLLITACGLRFDHACSFEVIPSYLFWECKNGDILNDFLNNDYAWVWLFWLLSQTWITLHIWTPKCERLASTEKLFVTPMYNSLLIDQSLALNRRRDDEGDVKTEDLNLNPDDPENEVSQYYETISIHTDSSNNNTTKIKSSDQITRIYATATMWHETEEEMIEMLKSILRMDEDQSARRVAQKYLKIVDLDYYEFETHIFFDDAFEISDENEDENVVNQFVKMLVNMMDDAATHVHQTNIRIRPPKKFPAPYGGRLVWTLPGKTKIVAHLKDKSKIRHKKRWSQVMYMYYLLGFKLMDQPISVDRKEVIAENTFLLTLDGDIDFTPNAVALLIDLMKKNTNLGAACGRIHPVGSGLMVWYQMFEYAIGHWLQKSTEHMIGCVLCSPGCFSLFRGKALMDDNVMRRYTTKSSQARHYVQYDQGEDRWLCTLLLQRGYRVEYSAASDAYTHAPEGFSEFYNQRRRWVPSTMANIMDLLQDYKKTIKVNDNISLPYISYQTMLMAGTILGPGTIFLMLVGAFVAAFRIGNWPSFEYNIIPILLFMIACFTLKSSIQITIAYILTAVYALVMIIVLVAMFLNFAVDGWNSPSAIFFLSSAASFVITGLLHPKEIICLPCGLIYYLLVPSMYLLLQLYSCFNVNNVSWGTREVSAKQKKKTREELEAERKAMEEAKKAKKREGFLGFLHREQQNDDEGSIEFSLAGLFKIMCCVHPKPSDERQQLASIANSLDILKKRFETIEAHMGIVPSSSRRHSTMHQPRVSLRGDNVSTINEGTMDDYSDSDSEKSGPKEERDDLVNPYWIEDKALKRGEVDYMPGAEVQFFKDLIEKYLHPLIKNPQEQRKMEEELKELRNIAVFSFTMMNAIFVLIVFLLQLNKDVIHIDWPLGVKTNITFVEATSEVLISQEHLQLEPIGLVFVFFFALILIIQFVAMLFHRFGTISHILASTELTCCNKKAEDTTEDAFIQRNAVDIVRQLQRLKGIDGDYDSDSVQGGQLGRRKTIHNLERHRQKKQAIGTLDVAFKKRFFSISAEAAENGLETETPVLGNMRRLSMRRETMKALAERRETVVKERRMSRMQTMGAKKPRNRTSIASDADHQRVFTPNGGSVNDAYESDMDNYGAPASVRSAMRYRTAEENVIYKP; encoded by the exons CCTCCGAGAAGGACTACCGAGCGACTCTGCCAGACGAGGAGAACGTGATATGGGCGTGGATGCTGTTCTTCTGCTTCATCGTGCCAGAACTCGGATCATGGTTCAGGTCTACCCGCATGTGTGTGTTCAAG TCATGGAAGAAGCCGCTGCTGGGTGACGTGTTCTGGGTCTTTGTGTTCGAGACGCTGCACACCATCGGCACGGGCATCCTCATCTACCTGGTGCTGCCCGACCTCGACGTCATCAAGGGCGCTATGCTGACCAACTGTGTCGCCTTCATGCCTGGCCTGTTCG GGCTGTTGTCACGCACGAGGAAGGAGTCCCATGTGGCCCTCAAGGTGATGATGGACCTCCTGGCGCTGGCGTGTCAGCTCACTGGGTTTGTGGTTTGGCCTATCGTTGAATACGGCAAGAATCCTGACAGCTGGCGCATCTGGCTCATCCCTCCGGCGATATTCCTCACCTCCTTCGGCTGGTGGGAGAACTACGTGGACAAGAACTCCAAATTCT ccACCATCAAGTACTTTGGGCGCATCAAGGACAGGCTTTGGAAGACCCGCTACTTCTGCTACATGTTTGTCTCGCTGTGGAAGGTGCTGGTGTTCTTCACGGTGATGGTGCTGTCCATGGGCACGCGGCTGGACAACTTCACGGCTGTCTTTGACCTCAGCACAGCATTTGA CACGCATGCCATCAACGTCACTGAGGTTCGCGAGCGTCTGCCTGGTCTCCTGGTGCCGGACTCCTCCACTGTGGCACCGCTGGAACTCACCCACATCATCAAGTCCCAAAAGGGCACCCCCATCTACGTGTTCCTCATCCAGGTCTTCACCGCCTGGCTCTGCTACATCTTTG gCAAGTTTGCATGTAAGATCTGCATCCAAGGCTTCAGTTTCGCCTTCCCCATCAACCTGACCATCCCAGTGTCCCTATCACTGCTCATCACCGCCTGTGGACTGCGGTTTGACCACGCCTGCTCCTTCGAGGTCATCCCCTCCTACCTCTTCTGGGAGTGCAAGAACGGAGACATCCTCAATGACTTCCTGAACAATGAT TATGCATGGGTGTGGCTGTTCTGGTTGTTGTCCCAAACGTGGATAACGCTGCACATCTGGACTCCAAAGTGTGAGCGCCTGGCCTCCACGGAGAAGCTGTTTGTCACGCCCATGTACAACTCTCTCCTCATCGACCAGTCGCTGGCACTCAACAGGCGGAGGGACGACGAGGGTGACGTGAAGACGGAGGACCTCAATCTCAACCCTGACGACCCCGAGAATGAG GTGTCACAGTACTACGAGACCATCTCTATCCACACCGACtcctccaacaacaacaccaccaagatCAAGTCCTCCGACCAGATCACTCGCATCTACGCCACGGCTACCATGTGGcacgagacagaggaggagatgatTGAGATGTTGAAGTCTATCCTGCGCATGGATGAGGACCAGTCTGCTCGCCGCGTGGCCCAGAAGTACCTCAAGATTGTGGACCTCGATTACTACGAGTTTGAGA CTCACATCTTCTTCGACGACGCCTTTGAAATCTCTGACGAGAACGAGGATGAGAACGTGGTGAACCAGtttgtgaagatgctggtgaacatGATGGATGACGCCGCCACCCACGTCCACCAGACCAACATCCGCATCCGGCCCCCAAAGAAGTTCCCGGCGCCGTACGGAGGTCGCCTGGTGTGGACGCTGCCAGGCAAGACTAAGATCGTGGCCCATCTCAAGGACAAGAGCAAGATCAGGCACAAGAAACGCTGGTCCCAG GTGATGTACATGTACTACCTACTGGGCTTCAAACTCATGGACCAGCCCATCTCCGTGGACAGGAAGGAGGTGATTGCAGAGAACACCTTCCTGTTGACCCTGGACGGAGACATTGACTTCACCCCCAATGCCGTGGCCCTGCTTATCGATCTCATGAAGAAGAACACCAATCTCGGCGCTGCGTGTGGACGTATTCACCCCGTGGGCTCAG GCCTGATGGTGTGGTACCAGATGTTTGAGTACGCCATTGGTCATTGGCTGCAGAAATCCACTGAGCACATGATTGGCTGTGTGTTGTGTAGCCCGGGCTGCTTCTCTCTCTTCCGTGGCAAGGCTCTCATGGACGACAACGTGATGAGGAGGTACACCACAAAGTCCAGCCAGGCGCGACACTACGTACAGTACGATCAAG GCGAGGACAGATGGCTGTGCACGCTGCTGCTCCAGAGAGGTTACCGTGTGGAGTACAGTGCTGCCTCAGATGCTTACACCCACGCCCCCGAGGGATTCTCCGAGTTCTACAACCAGCGCCGCCGATGGGTGCCCTCCACCATGGCCAACATCATGGATCTGCTTCAGGACTACAAGAAGACCATCAAAGTGAACGACAACATCTCCCTGCCCTACATCAGTTACCAG ACTATGTTGATGGCTGGCACTATCCTTGGCCCTGGCACCATCTTCCTCATGTTGGTGGGTGCCTTCGTGGCTGCCTTCAGGATCGGTAACTGGCCGTCCTTCGAGTACAACATCATCCCAATCCTGCTGTTCATGATTGCCTGCTTCACCCTCAAGTCCAGCATACAG ATCACCATTGCGTACATCCTGACAGCCGTTTATGCCCTGGTGATGATAATCGTGCTGGTGGCCATGTTCCTCAACTTTGCGGTGGACGGCTGGAACAGTCCAAGCGCCATATTCTTCTTAAGTTCAGCGGCGTCCTTTGTAATAACGGGGTTGCTACATCCGAAGGAGATCATATGCCTGCCTTGTGGACTCATTTACTACCTGCTGGTGCCCTCCATGTACCTCCTCCTGCAACTGTATTCCTGCTTCAACGTCAACAATGTGTCCTGGGGCACGAGGGAAGTGTCGgccaagcaaaagaagaagacaagagag GAACTCGAGGCAGAGCGTAAAGCCATGGAGGAAGctaagaaggcgaagaagagggAGGGCTTCCTGGGCTTCCTTCACCGTGAGCAACAGAATGATGACGAAGGTTCCATTGAGTTCTCCCTGGCCGGCCTCTTCAAGATCATGTGCTGCGTCCACCCCAAGCCCAGCGATGAGCGTCAGCAGCTGGCCAGCATCGCAAACTCCCTCGACATCCTCAAGAAGCGATTTGAGACCATTGAAGC ACACATGGGCATTGTTCCGTCATCTTCGCGGCGTCACTCCACCATGCACCAGCCGCGCGTCTCCCTCCGCGGCGACAACGTGTCCACCATCAACGAAGGAACCATGGACGACTACAGCGACAGCGACAGTGAGAAGTCAG GTCCCAAGGAGGAGCGTGACGACCTAGTTAACCCTTACTGGATCGAGGACAAGGCTCTCAAGCGTGGGGAGGTGGACTACATGCCGGGAGCTGAAGTGCAGTTCTTCAAGGACCTCATCGAGAAGTACCTCCACCCACTTATCAAGAACCCTCAGGAGCAG agaaaaatggaagaagagttaAAGGAACTTCGGAATATAGCAGTCTTCTCCTTCACTATGATGAATGCTATCTTTGTCCTTATTGTCTTCCTGCTCCAACTCAACAAAGACGTTATCCACATCGATTGGCCTCTGGGGGTGAAAACCAACATCACCTTCGTCGAGGCGACCAGCGAG GTCCTCATCAGCCAGGAGCACCTGCAGCTGGAGCCCATCGGTCTGGTGTTTGTGTTCTTCTTTGCCCTCATCCTGATCATCCAGTTCGTGGCCATGTTGTTCCATCGCTTCGGCACCATCTCCCACATCCTGGCCTCCACGGAGCTCACCTGCTGCAACAAGAAG GCCGAGGACACCACCGAGGACGCCTTCATCCAGAGAAATGCCGTGGACATTGTGCGGCAGCTGCAGAGACTCAAGGGCATTGATGGCGACTACGACAGCGACAGCGTGCAGGGCGGCCAGCTGGGGCGGCGCAAGACCATTCACAACCTGGAGCGACACAGGCAAAAGAAACAGGCCATTGGCACCCTGGACGTGGCCTTCAAGAAGAGGTTCTTCAGCATCTCTGCCGAGGCTGCTGAGAATGGCTTGGAAACAG AGACCCCCGTGCTCGGCAACATGCGTCGTCTGAGCATGCGAAGAGAGACTATGAAGGCCCTGGCTGAGAGGCGCGAGACTGTGGTGAAGGAGAGGCGGATGTCCAGGATGCAGACCATGGGCGCTAAGAAG CCTCGCAACCGGACCTCCATAGCCTCTGACGCTGACCACCAGCGGGTGTTCACGCCCAACGGCGGCAGCGTCAATGATGCCTACGAGTCTGACATGGACAACTATGGTGCCCCAGCCTCGGTGAGGAGTGCCATGCGCTACAGAACCGCCGAGGAAAACGTTATATACAAGCCATAG